One Sus scrofa isolate TJ Tabasco breed Duroc chromosome 1, Sscrofa11.1, whole genome shotgun sequence DNA segment encodes these proteins:
- the RMDN3 gene encoding regulator of microtubule dynamics protein 3, which produces MSSLGALGGARAGLGLLLGTAAGLGFLCALYSQRWKRTRRHGQSQSNSLDYTQTSEPGRHVRPLRAVPGEAGDAAVLSTLPRAGQEEVLDRLEFVLTSLVALRREVEELRSSLQGLAGQIVGEVRSHIEENQKVARRRRFLFSRERSDSTGSSSVYFTATSGTTFTDAESEGGYTTANAESDYERDSERESDDDGEDEVSCETVKMGRRDSLDLEVEVALGPAPGALEAGGSPGLEHVLPLLQQADELHQGDEQGKREGFQLLLKNKLVHGSRQDFLWRLARAYSDMCELAEEASEKKSHALSGKEAAEAALEKGDENAESHQWYAVLCGQLAEHESIQKRIQSGFSFKEHVDKAIALQPENPMTHFLLGRWCYQVSHLSWLEKKTATALSESPLSATVQDALQSFLKAEELKPGFSKAGRIYISKCYRELGKNPEAKQWVKLALELPDVTKEDSAFQKDLEELEVILGE; this is translated from the exons atgtcTAGTCTGGGGGCCTTGGGTGGCGCCCGCGCCGGGCTAGGACTGTTGCTGGGCACCGCCGCGGGCCTTGGATTCCTGTGTGCCCTTTACAGTCAGCGGTGGAAAAGGACCCGGCGCCACGGCCAGAGCCAGTCAAACTCCCTGGACTATACGCAGACTTCAGAGCCTGGACGCCACG TGAGGCCCTTGAGGGCTGTCCCAGGTGAGGCTGGCGATGCTGCAGTGCTGTCCACTCTTCCACGAGCAGGGCAGGAGGAGGTACTGGACCGCCTGGAGTTTGTGCTGACCAGCCTGGTGGCGCTGCGGCGGGAGGTGGAGGAGCTGAGGAGCAGCCTGCAGGGGCTTGCTGGGCAGATTGTGGGGGAGGTCCG atcccacattgaaGAGAACCAGAAAGTGGCTCGTCGGCGAAGGTTCCTGTTTTCCCGGGAGAGGAGTGACTCCACTGGCTCCAGCTCTGTCTACTTCACAGCCACCTCGGGGACCACATTCACAGATGCAGAGAGCGAAGGGGG TTACACAACAGCCAACGCTGAGTCAGACTACGAGCGGGACTCTGAAAGGGAGAGTGATGATGACGGGGAAGATGAAGTGAGCTGTGAGACTGTGAAGATGGGGAGAAGGGATTCTCTGGACCTCGAAGTAGAGGTGGCTTTGGGGCCGGCGCCTGGagccctggaggctggaggttcccctggcctggaacatGTGCTACCCCTCCTGCAGCAGGCGGACGAGCTGCACCAGGGCGATGAGCAGGGCAAGCGTGAGGGCTTCCAGCTGCTGCTCAAAAACAAGCTTGTG CATGGAAGCCGGCAGGACTTCCTCTGGCGCCTGGCCCGGGCCTACAGTGACATGTGTGAGCTTGCTGAGGAGGCGAGTGAGAAGAAGTCCCATGCCCTCAGTG GAAAAGAAGCAGCGGAGGCCGCCCTGGAGAAGGGGGATGAGAATGCTGAAAGTCACCAGTG GTATGCAGTGCTTTGTGGTCAGCTGGCTGAGCATGAGAGCATCCAGAAGCGCATCCAGAGTGGCTTTAGCTTCAAG GAACATGTGGACAAAGCCATTGCTCTCCAGCCAGAAAATCCCATGACTCACTTTCTCCTTGGCAGGTGGTGCTACCAG GTCTCTCACCTGAGCTGGCTAGAAAAAAAGACTGCTACAGCCTTGTCTGAAAGCCCTCTCAGTGCCACCGTGCAGGACGCCCTCCAGAGCTTCCTAAAG GCCGAAGAACTGAAACCAGGATTTTCCAAAGCAGGAAGGATATATATTTCCAAG TGCTACAGAGAACTAGGGAAAAACCCTGAAGCAAAACAGTGGGTGAAGCTGGCCCTGGAGCTGCCAGATGTCACTAAAGAG GATTCAGCTTTCCAAAAGGACCTGGAAGAATTGGAAGTAATTTTAGGAGAATAA